GCGAACCTTGTCATACATGGACTCCTCCGACATCATCGCTATGGCAGCATACAGGGCTTCTCGCTGCTGACAACAGGGAGATCGTAAGCCTTGGCATAAAGGGCCTATAGGTCTCTTGTCCAAAACCACCACTTGCTTCCACACTAACCTCCAAATGCCACAATCAAGGAAGGTGATTACCGCGCATGATGCGCAGCAATACTTCCCTCACTGCCGGCAATATTGAGTCTTATGACACGTCAGATCCTCAAATCTTGCCCTTGCACTTGTCGTACGCCTCCTCCTCGAACACCGTGGGTCGCTTTGCATCACCGTCAAATCGAATCGGTTCCTGTCCAGGGATCCGCACAAGATGGAATCTGTAGGTCCGTTTCTTATTGTCAAGTTCCTTGTAGGACTTGACCTGGTACAGTCCGTCGTAACGAAGCCCGCAGCTTGGACGGTATCTGTTCGACTTCAGCAGCTGTGAGGAACGAATGACGCGGATATGGTTGCCGAGCTCCGCGCTCTTGATCATGGACAGCGTTGCGTCTGTGGCCTGGTAGTCTTTTCCATCAGTACCGCTATATTCAATGGTGTCACCGTCATCCTGATCATGGTACCCGCCACCAGAGAGCACGATGCTGTATGCGCCCTTGTCTTTGTCGCCGTAGATCCCTGCCTGAGAGTCAGCTGAACTGTTTGTAGGAGCGAGGCAAACCTTACCTCCTTGTGCTGCGCCGTGCACTCCGTCACGAACGGTGCACAGTTGTGAGGGCCACCATTGACCAAGAACGACCCCCTCATCGCCGAAGAACTTTGGATCTCTGGGATGTTTAGTCGTATAGGCCCGATCGAGGCGGTCACCGTTCCTGTCCTTGCCTTTGACAGTGACGATACCGCGGAGGATGTTTTGCTCAAAATCCTCGTTCATCCACCTCTCATACAAGTACCATGCGTCGGCTTGGAGATCCCGTGGAAAATTGGTTCCCTCTTTGAAGATGCGGGGCAGTCCGGCTTCGGTCAGAATCCGCGTCTTTTTGACCTTGAACCTATCCATATCTAGTTTGATCTCAGCTTTGTGAACATGATGCCGTAGATCGTTGTACTCTTTGTTGAGCTTGATCTCATTCTGTTCTTGTTCACATCGTCTGATGCAGTCTTTGAGCGCGTCAATAGCGGCGAGCTCTTGTGGTCGTCTTCGGTCAAGCTGAATCATTCCTTGTGCTGATGAGGAGATGGAGGTGTACCACGCCGGCCAGGTGCGCCGAGTTGGGTATGGGTAGGGTTGTGGGACGGGGTCCAAGTTTGTGCGTGTAGTCGCTGCGGCTGCAGTCATTGCCTCACGCCTGGCACCTGCCGCCGACGACTCTGCCATCGGTTGGAAGTCGTCAATCTCCATGAGTGATGCAGTTCCACTTGCACGGCCTGTTCGTCCTCTTCTTGCATTCTCTCTCGTCGTCTCTTTCTTTCGTCGTCGATCAACTCGGTTTTCGACCTGCGCTTGTCTAGTAGTAAGCGCTTTCGCGACCCCTCTACGCTGCGCTCGCGGAGATGATGGGGCAGAATGCGCTGTAGCTTGCGCAGCAGCTCCATTTCTTTGGGTTGAGAGATGTCCTTGAGGTTCTGGACTCGCGGATGTGCTGACGGCAGAGCTAGGTGTAGTAGTCATTTCCGAGGCACTCACAGCCTTGGTGGACTTCGTACTTTGAACTGCACCTCCCATCTCctccaccgccaccgccaccgccactTGGACTTCTTTTGGTCGCGGAGCAAGCTGAATGGGTAGTACTCTGTTCCTCGCCTCGGCCATGATCTCTGCAAAGGCGTCTGGGTCTTCCCCAGATTGAATCAAGTCTTCTCTTGCTACCTTGCCCACTTGATCCGGATGTTCACGCATGTACTGCAACTTCGTCAGGAAGGTTTCGTCTACAGGTACGGCTGAGCCCTTGTTTGCAGCGTCGAGCAGCCATTGCGGTGGTTTCCATGGTGTCCTTTTCTGTCCTGCGACAGACATGGTGTGGCAATATGTTGTAGCTGATGAACAGCTGTGGCGGTGTAAATATAGGCTACGTGTGGATGTGTTCGATGTATCGGAAGAGTGGATGTCAGGTGATGGGGCTGAGAGGTGTGATACCGCTTGAATATAATGAGTGATGTAAGTGACGATGCTGTGTTTGGTAACGCAGACTGATAGCTTCAGATCATTGTTGGTTGGAACAGGTTCAAAGGTCTTGAGGGTTCAAAGGCTGGACAGAGCTGCTCAGAAATCAATCACGAAGGACCAAGTCTCGCAGGCAACAACAGCAGTGGAAGGAGTGCAGTGCACGTGCAACGGGGTACAGCTAAGTGCAATGTGGTGGTGGTTCTCATGGCAGAGTGCATCACAAGTGCTCGCTATTGCTAGAAGGCGCTAGAGCTGAGCGGGTGGCGCGTGATTGGCTGATCGTTGTTGTTTCAGCCGCTGACACAACAACGATCGCACTGCGCAGTGAAGAAGCCTGGGAGTCACGTGCAACCCCACCAATCAAAATTGCTGAAAGGTGGGTTTGGGCGGAGGTGGCAAAAATCGTGAGTCTCACACTACCAGGCGCGTGAGTAATCGCTTTTGAGAGCGCAAACAATTGTTTCTGGCAAAAATCCTGTCCAACGTCATCTCTCAATATTTCAACACGATGTGCGAGCCATGAGCGGATGATATAGGGTGTCAACTAGTGGTTTGAGCATCTCACCAACCGCTACGCTCATAGTGCCAGTGCATGGAGAGAAAAACTCGAGAAGGTGAAATGGGGTCGCACCCGCAGAAAGGGTCGCACCCGCAGAAAGAGGAAGTACGGACACATACGCAGGGTTGGCTTCGGCGGAGCTCAGACTGAGAAGAGGAACAAAGACGACGACTTGATGAGATTCAATGAAACAAGTGCAGAGTCTTGACCGCTGCAGCCGTGCATGCTGGGTGGCGGTCTGATAGTCGACTGGATTCGGCTAGCAATAGATCGTCGCATGACCGTTGCGAGCCGCGGTTGGCTCCGTCTCCACTGGCGTGGGCTGGCGTCTGGCGTCACAGATAAGCCAAGGCGTACAACAACACGGCCGCTTCACGAACTCAGTTTGGACGCCGGACTCTACCCCTCCGGTGCGCCAGAGAGTTGTGTGTAGCTGTTCGCTGTTACTTTCGTTGGGTTAGTGCTGAGAGCCGGACCTCGACAAGCacacacaacacaacacacaacGCAGCACACAACGCAGCACACACCAGAACCCAGACAGCACCACACGATCCAGCACAACCCAGACAGCACGATACGGCCCAGCATAACCCAGACAGTACGATACGGCCCAGCACAACCCAGACAGCACGATACGGCCCAGCGCAACCCAGACAGCACGATACCGCCCAGCGCAACCCAGACAGCACGATACGGCCCAGCACTACACAATACAGCACCACGCCAACATGGGGAGGAATCGAGCCACGTCCATTGCGTCGACGCGCAGTGGAGAAGCGCCCACGCAAGTAAGTACGGCCCACGCGCGGCAGACGAGGACGGCCACTGACGGCGTGCAGGAGCTAGGGAGCATGTATGACTACCTAGCCAAGACGGTACTGCTGGGACCTAGCGGTGCAGGAAAGTGCGTATGCACCACCCACCGAGACACGCCCGCCGCCTAACACACATCGCCCAGATCCTGCCTCCTCCACCGCTTTGTGCGCGACGAATGGCGCGTCCTCTCCTCGCAGACCATCGGCGTCGAGTTCTCCTCCAAGATCGTCCACATCGCCGACCGCAAGTCGTCGTCGCTCTCGAACCGCAAGCGCATCAAGCTGCAGCTGTGGGACACGGCAGGCACAGAGCGCTTTCGGTCCGTCAGTCGCTCCTACTACCGCGGTGCTGCCGGCGCCATCCTCGTCTACGATGTCAGCAGCTGGCGCAGCTTCGAGCAACTGCAGACTTTCCTGAACGATGCCCGTGCCCTGGCCGGTCCAGACATCACAATCATACTGGCGGGCAACAAGAGCGACGTGGTCGAGGGAGGCCCGCCACCCGCAGGATACAGCTATGCGAGCACACCAAGCTCAGAGTACGCACTGCCACCGCCTACCCCTTCGAGTCAGTCCTCGCTCAGCATGAACCTGAACAACCACTACACAATCGCACCGGAAGGGAGAGAGGTGTCGCAGGAAGCCGCATCCAGATGGGCTAGCGCGAATGGAATCCCAGTCGCGGTCGAAGTCTCGGCGCTGAACGGAGAAAACGTAGAGGAGCTGTTCAGTCGACTGGCACGGATGATATTGACCAAGATTGAGCTGGGCGAGATTGACCCCGATGACCCACAAAGCGGCATTCAGTACGGCGATCTGGGGTGGGACGATGGTGCCAGCAGCATCAGGAGCGGGTACCCCGATGGCTCCGTCAGGTGGAGAGGAAGCAAGAAGAAGCCGAGGACAGAGTGGGAGGAGGTGTTCAGGTTAAGCGGTGGGACCAGAAGAGGAGGCGGCTGCTGTTGACACTACATCTGCTAGGCACTTTCTTTGGCTGCATCGATTGGAAGCAGCGTAGTACAAGGACCTGCCATTCTTCCTGACATGGTGCTACCCCTCGTGCATGTATAAGCGAGCATGTTTCTCCTAATCTAATGTGTACTCTGCCAACCATCCCTCCAGATACTGCGCATGTACTCTCGGTAACAAATTCGAGGCTGGACTGGAGGCTGTCACATGTCAGCGCTGGCTGTCTAGCTAAGCCTAGCCTAGTCGTACCGATAAGCCAGATAAGGTTTCGTCATCCACAGAGCAGAACCACGGAATGCGGCTGTCAAAAAGCCCAGAGGCACACGACACAACCAACTGGCACTTTGCCTTGTCCTCAAGATACCTTCCGAGCGCATCTATAGTCAGACACTACTGGATACGCAACGGATCACGTCAACCTCCGACCCCCGCTAGGATGCGCGTGCCTCGGCCGATGCAGATTTGACGCCACGCCAGCGTCGATGGTCGCGTGCCCTCGGACTGGTTCCTGGCCCTAGTGGCCACGAAAGGGCCATGGGTCTGCGACATTTGCGTCATGTCGATGTCTTTTCTTCTGTCCAGATTCATGCGCCTCTTTTCTCGTCTCTTCTCCTTCCTCTCTATTCATTCTACTTGCTACTCCTCATATACCCATTCTTCTGTCACCTTGTCCTGCATTCAAGCGCCACATCCTCAATTAGACTTTTAACCCACGCATAACAACCAAACTGTCGCTCACACGCGTCTTCCAGTCTCTCCGCTCCGCCGTCCCGTCTTCCTTGCCACCCAAGGGCGTAAATCCAGCGGCGCTCGCAAACATGACGTGGCTCAAGAACGTCAACCCTACCCCTTCGTTTCCAGCATACACGGGACCCCACAAAGTCGGCTCCATAGATGTGGAGATTCCTACGGGCGATCTGGAGAATCCTAGTGTCGATGGGCCGCCAGCGGATCTGCCCACTGTGGCGTTTAGAGTGTTCTACCCGTGTAGACAGGATAGCGAGCAGAAGCCTGTGAAGTGGATACCGAACCCGCAGAGAGAATACGTCGCTGCATATGCGCGCTTTTTGGGGGCGAATAGCGCATTTGCTGGCATTTTTTCGTAAGTCTTGACTCGCAGCAGCGACATGGAAGCATTGGGTTGCTAACAACCGACTAGACTGTTTCCTCAGCTCTTGCAATACACCTCGATACCCGTTCACCAAAACGCCGATGTCCTCGAGCCCCCCACAAAGTCCAAACGCTGGCCTGTAATGATGTTTTCCCACGGTCTTGGTGGCTCACGAAATGCATACTCACACATCTGCGGCTCGCTCGCCAGCCATGGAATCGTCGTAGTAGCACCAGACCACCGCGACGGCAGCTCACCGATAAACTTCATCCACACGTCCGACGCGAAAGAGAAGCCCAAGCGCATAGATTACAGGCGAATCGACCACAAGCCCTCAACCGACGTCTACAACGCCCGCGACGAGCAACTCCGCATTCGACTCTGGGAAATGGGGCTCATCCACGACGCGCTGCTCAAGATCGACACACGTCAGCGGCTGAAAAATGTGGCCGAAGACGCAACCAAGAGCAGCGGAAAGGACATGCTCACAATGTTCTCGCACCTCCTGTCCGTCCACGAGCCAGGCTCCATCAGCTTCGCAGGCCACTCCTTCGGCGCCGCAACCACGGTGCAATTCGTCAAATCCGTCCACTACACGCCGGACAACGCGCCCGCATCCTACAAGCCACTCTTCGTCCCGCGCGTCTCATCCACGTTGAAACAGCAAATCACACCGCAAAACCCAGTCATCCTCCTCGACCTCTGGACCCTCCCCATACAAAGTCCCAACACGGCCTGGCTGCGCAACAAACCCATGCCCTCGTACTCCTCCCCCGACGGCGGCACCAGCATTCTCGCCATCCTCAGCGAAGGCTTCTACAAGTGGACCTCGAACCTGCACGAAACGAAGCGCATCATCGCCAaaccgcccaccgcccctGCTTCCCAACCAGGCCCACACGTCTTCTACCCAATCGCGAGCGCGCACCTCTCGCAGTCAGACTTCGGCATCCTGTTTCCCTGGGCGACAGCCAAAGTCTTCGGCGCCAAAGAGCCAGAGCGCGTCCTACGCCTCAACACCCGCGCCGTGCTGCAGGTGCTGCGCAACAGTGGTGTCGAGGTCGCGCGCACCAGCGTTGCGGATCTGGAGTTCGAGGGCGTCGAGCACGATAAGCCGATTGACAATGACGATGGCATACTGAGTACCAGGCGCGATAGGGTTAGGGGGTGGGTTAATATTGGGGACCAGGCGCAAGGGGATGCTGGGTTAAGTGAGGCCACTGTTGGTATGGGGCCTGGCGAGGCGATGCTGCAGGGTGAGGCGTTTGGGCAGGCGGTGGACGGCGGTGCGAGGTAAGATTTGTTTTTTCCGTCCTGGCTGGGTTTGCTGTTTGGTATTGGCATAGCGGGGAGTTTGGGTGTTGTGTTCACGGTAGGTATTTGCATAGCGTTGTGAATCTGAAGAATAGAATAAGTGCTCGTTCCATCTGAATTCGAGGACAGCTGTGAAGACTTTCCAATATATCGTTTGTACGCTCATACTTCTAGATACAGACATCCATACGACGCGGTACGTGGTTTCCTGGTCGGGACAAACGCTGATATTTGCCACTTCAAACGCCGTGCCATGCAATAACCCCAATACTCATCACACTACACACTCACAGGCCGGCGCCGCCACCAGCCCAGAACATATTGTCTGGCTGGAATGCGGGATCCTGCTGCTGAGCAGGCTGGGCAGGAGCTTGGGGAGCAGCTGGCGCCAGGCCGTTCGCCTGCAGATGCTGCAACTGCTGTCTCTGCCGTTCCTCTTCCTGCCGCCGTTGACGCTGTGCACGATAATACAACAAGAATGCCAAAGCTCCACTGAGCGCAAGGATGACAAGGCTCTCGAGTATGTCCGAGTCGATCTCGTCGCCGTAGTAGCCATCACCACCATCAATGTGATCTTCGTAGTCGTCGGGCTCGTAGTCGTCCCAGCCTGCGAGTTCGGCTTCCAGGAATGCGCTGAGCCATTCGGTGAGGGAAAAGTCTTTCTTGACGGCTATGATAGTGTTAGTGATCTTGCATTGCAGCAAACAGGGCTGGAACCTACTTGGCTCGTCCTGGATGGACTTGATCTTTCCATTGGTAATGGTGTTCCACCAACTGCGGAATCTGAGCTTGTACAACGCCAGCAAAACTGGCAGGTGCGCCTCGCGAGGATTTGTCTCAAGCGCCAAGTCGTAGTGTCTCTTCGCCAGATGGAAGTCCTGGTCAACGCCAATACCGTTCTCGTGCATCCAGCCCAGATTCCACATTGATTGCGCACTCTGCAAAGTCTCGGCTGCGGCTTGGTAGCAAGCTGCCGCCTTCTCATAATCCGGAGATGTTCCGAAGCCTTGGAGATAATAGTCTCCCATCTTCACCATGGAGTCGACATTCTTCTGCTCGGCAGAACGCGTCCAGTAAATCAAGGCCAGGACAGCATCACTGGCAAGACTAGCTTTCCTCTGCACGAAAGGAACAAGCGAGCCGAGGGTGAACTTGGGCTTGACCTGGTCGAGCAAGTAGGCAACATTGGCCTGGCCAATCTCAAAGCCCTGCTCAGCAGCCATCATGTAGCGGACAAGTGCTGTCTCGAGATCTCCGTTAGCGTAGGCCTCGTTTGCTTCTGGAAAGGATGTTGAGATGAGTTCGGCCTTCTCCGCCACGATCTTGTAGTAAGCAGAAGCAACGTGGCAGGACTTGTCGCGGCCGACACCATGGTGTGCGAGCTCGGCCAGATAGTAATAGGCCTCGAGATGCCCATGTCGTGTGGCCAAGTCGAAGTACTTCATTGCTGTAGGAACATCGCCCTGGTCGAGGAAGAGTGCTCCGAGACGTACCTGAGCTACTGCTAGGTCATCGTCTGCTGCTGCACCGAACAGCTCAGCAGCCTTGACAGGATTCTCTGGCACTCCGAGTCCCTTCAGGTACATGATGCCCATTGAATACTGCGAAAGCGCATCGCCGTGCTCAATGCCCCGTTTAAACCACGTCCTGGCGATATCGAAGCTTTGTGGCATACCTTCGCCACGTAGGAACATACGACCCAAGTAGCCAGCGGCCTTCGCCGCCAGCTTCTCGGTGAGCGGGGACACGCCCTGCTTTGTCTTGCCGTTCTTGTCCCAGTACATGCGGGCAAGCTCCAAGAAACGCTTCTTTGCGGCAGGCAAATCTCGTTTCGAGGTTCTGGCGCCATCGTAGTTGAGCTTCGCCAAGTTGAAGCTTGCTCTTGCGTCGCCCTTCCTCGCTTGGAGGTCCATATACTCGACCACATCATCCAGAGAGGAGTAGGCGTCCGAGTGGACACTGGCTGTTTTGGCGTTGCGTCCTGAGCTGCTTGCGCTTGCGCCTTCCCCATAAACACCGCCCTCCTCGTCAGCGATTCTGAAAGACTCCCGCGGCATCGAGTGGCCTCCTGGTGGCCCAGATCGCATATACGCGATCGCCTTCTTGGCCACCTCCCGGTAAAAGTGTACAGCTTCGTCACAGTTTCGCGGTGTCGCTATTCCAGACGAGTGGCGGTACGCAATGGTCATTTCCGACCGCACATCCCCGCCTTCTGCTGCCAACGTGTGGTAGAGCATTGCCCTGGCCTGGTCCTGCTCAACGGCGCCTCCTATGCCTGTAGCATACATGAAGCCTACCATGTGCTGTGCAGAGGCATTTCCGTCAAGCGTCGCCAGTTCGTGGTATCGTCGGAAAGCCTCGGAGTAGTTGCGCGGATGCGAGTAGTTGCCGTAGAAGTTCAGTTCTGCAAGTGTGAAGATCGCGTCGGCATCCTTTTGCGCTGCTGCATCTTCCAGCAGCTGAACAGCTTGCGACAGAGGCTGACTGAGCTTCTTCGGTTGGGCGTCGGTCGTGAAAGGCTCAGGTC
This genomic interval from Ascochyta rabiei chromosome 5, complete sequence contains the following:
- a CDS encoding 1-alkyl-2-acetylglycerophosphocholine esterase, which produces MTWLKNVNPTPSFPAYTGPHKVGSIDVEIPTGDLENPSVDGPPADLPTVAFRVFYPCRQDSEQKPVKWIPNPQREYVAAYARFLGANSAFAGIFSLFPQLLQYTSIPVHQNADVLEPPTKSKRWPVMMFSHGLGGSRNAYSHICGSLASHGIVVVAPDHRDGSSPINFIHTSDAKEKPKRIDYRRIDHKPSTDVYNARDEQLRIRLWEMGLIHDALLKIDTRQRLKNVAEDATKSSGKDMLTMFSHLLSVHEPGSISFAGHSFGAATTVQFVKSVHYTPDNAPASYKPLFVPRVSSTLKQQITPQNPVILLDLWTLPIQSPNTAWLRNKPMPSYSSPDGGTSILAILSEGFYKWTSNLHETKRIIAKPPTAPASQPGPHVFYPIASAHLSQSDFGILFPWATAKVFGAKEPERVLRLNTRAVLQVLRNSGVEVARTSVADLEFEGVEHDKPIDNDDGILSTRRKGMLG
- a CDS encoding 1-alkyl-2-acetylglycerophosphocholine esterase, with amino-acid sequence MTWLKNVNPTPSFPAYTGPHKVGSIDVEIPTGDLENPSVDGPPADLPTVAFRVFYPCRQDSEQKPVKWIPNPQREYVAAYARFLGANSAFAGIFSLFPQLLQYTSIPVHQNADVLEPPTKSKRWPVMMFSHGLGGSRNAYSHICGSLASHGIVVVAPDHRDGSSPINFIHTSDAKEKPKRIDYRRIDHKPSTDVYNARDEQLRIRLWEMGLIHDALLKIDTRQRLKNVAEDATKSSGKDMLTMFSHLLSVHEPGSISFAGHSFGAATTVQFVKSVHYTPDNAPASYKPLFVPRVSSTLKQQITPQNPVILLDLWTLPIQSPNTAWLRNKPMPSYSSPDGGTSILAILSEGFYKWTSNLHETKRIIAKPPTAPASQPGPHVFYPIASAHLSQSDFGILFPWATAKVFGAKEPERVLRLNTRAVLQVLRNSGVEVARTSVADLEFEGVEHDKPIDNDDGILSTRRDRVRGWVNIGDQAQGDAGLSEATVGMGPGEAMLQGEAFGQAVDGGAR
- a CDS encoding ERAD-associated protein, translating into MSLRWQRLVPLLFVILSTFLSFSSAQFGGSEHTHSQQKPLGRGPVPSGSPQSGEQPAWKSRWGTAEKGEARGKGNAAFKEATSLLHKVKPAAAPWWDFDKNAGIVGAGAYYAKELFFLLFMNGPAGPEPFTTDAQPKKLSQPLSQAVQLLEDAAAQKDADAIFTLAELNFYGNYSHPRNYSEAFRRYHELATLDGNASAQHMVGFMYATGIGGAVEQDQARAMLYHTLAAEGGDVRSEMTIAYRHSSGIATPRNCDEAVHFYREVAKKAIAYMRSGPPGGHSMPRESFRIADEEGGVYGEGASASSSGRNAKTASVHSDAYSSLDDVVEYMDLQARKGDARASFNLAKLNYDGARTSKRDLPAAKKRFLELARMYWDKNGKTKQGVSPLTEKLAAKAAGYLGRMFLRGEGMPQSFDIARTWFKRGIEHGDALSQYSMGIMYLKGLGVPENPVKAAELFGAAADDDLAVAQVRLGALFLDQGDVPTAMKYFDLATRHGHLEAYYYLAELAHHGVGRDKSCHVASAYYKIVAEKAELISTSFPEANEAYANGDLETALVRYMMAAEQGFEIGQANVAYLLDQVKPKFTLGSLVPFVQRKASLASDAVLALIYWTRSAEQKNVDSMVKMGDYYLQGFGTSPDYEKAAACYQAAAETLQSAQSMWNLGWMHENGIGVDQDFHLAKRHYDLALETNPREAHLPVLLALYKLRFRSWWNTITNGKIKSIQDEPTVKKDFSLTEWLSAFLEAELAGWDDYEPDDYEDHIDGGDGYYGDEIDSDILESLVILALSGALAFLLYYRAQRQRRQEEERQRQQLQHLQANGLAPAAPQAPAQPAQQQDPAFQPDNMFWAGGGAGL